Within Canis aureus isolate CA01 chromosome 34, VMU_Caureus_v.1.0, whole genome shotgun sequence, the genomic segment CAATAAACACTGCTTTAGTTTTATAGTAGTAAAAAATCTTACTTACCTCTCTTTCAATTAGATCTTCTAATGAAAtttcatcttctttctcttctttttttttatcctttttcaaCACAAATCCAGGAGGAAGGGCATGACGATACATGCAAATATCACCACCTCCAGGGCATACCCAAAACCAGCCATATTTGTTGTTTTCAATAGCTTCAAGGAAATGCTTACACACCTGGAGAGACAGTATTATTCACAAGTAGTGGCTCAGTGTAGTTCATTTCCAAGGTAAATCCTTAAGGATATGGAACAAGTGCATTCCTATTCACATCCTTAGGCTATTCATTTTTCAGAGCACCTTAGtgcaaaaatgtatataaattgatcttaaaataattaatatgatGATAAATTCCCTTTAGAGAGATGTAAATAAAATTGTTCCAAATTCTAAATTACACAAAAGGACATGCCTCTGGTTAGCCTTTATAAATGTAATCCAAGTCTGACatttaaagaagtgaaaaaatataaatggttgTAAAACTAAAaccaatgattttattttgatctttcCTAAAAACTAATCACATATAATAATGATACAAATACTATCTGAATTACCTAGAATTATAAGCAATTTCTCACAtttaagaagacagaaagaaaggtaCAGAAGGAACACAAAGGATTGTGGCTTTTAGTGTAAAATACAATTGTATTGAAACCTCAGGTAATAGACTtcgtaaataagtaaaaattaactaATAAACAATAAACtttgtaaataagtaaaaattaattaataagcaACATTCACTTCCTGAAAAAATACAACAGATATAAGTAAAACTAGTGTTTAGAAATTTTCCAGCACATCAAGGTTATTCACTCTAACTACGCTACAGATAAATACGTAGACATGAATGCAGGGTCTGAGAAACAagataccattttttatttttattttctttttaaagattttacttatttatttatgatagtcacagagagagagagagagagagagagagaggcagagacacaggcagagggagaagcaggctccatgcagggagcccgacgtgggcctcgatcctgggtctccaggatcacaccctgagccaaaggcagaagctcaaccactgagccattaaAGAGTAGGTATTTATCAATTCTCCCTCCTTTCATTctgtacaaaaaataaagaattcttggctgaCTATGTGAttgtatttatacatatgtgAGAAAGTGAAATCACCTCAGATGTCACTTGAGGACTCCTGTCACATGTTTTTCAAGGCTACTTTTAAGTAAGAATCTGATCTTGTTTAACTTACACTTGTAAATTCCATGCACCTTATCTTTATGAAAAGatccaataatttaaaaaataatccagtaaAAAATAGCAGCAAATACCTTGCCACATAATTCTCCCTAATGATAAATATCACAGCAACTCAATTCAAGAAAAGGACATACTATTtgagtttttggttttttcttttccgCCTCACCGTGCTTCTTGTTCACTACTTCTTCCAGTTTTTTCTCATCCCAATTATCCATAGtatctaaataaaaagaaatatgaagattaaataatgtATCCTAAGTAGTTTaggcaaatgagaaaacaggTAGTACTGGAAGAAAGGGTGAGACAAATCCAAAATAAGTAAGTGGTTTTTAGATATCTTCATTTAATCAAAGGACATAATGTTGTCAATTCAGATTTTgtgaaaaacaattatttttttttttacaaacacagCCTAAGACCAAAATATTCTTCATGTACCAGTGACaaccaaaagatatttttaagaaaatatcttaaaaaaaaatacctttttcaaGTTCTTCATCTCTTGCATCAATGTAAACACTCCGCTTTTCACACTTTCTTTCCAGAGTCAAGTCATGAGAGAACTTACACTTATCTCCTTTAGTGCACTGTCCTTGCTTAAAGAATGCACACACCACGGACTTGGGATCTGCACCTATGTCAAACGGCACATGGTATTTGTATTACAACCTGCCAGATCACACAGTACAGCTTCTATGTGAGATATAACTACTTATgaacttgttattttccattcACCGATGTGAGAGGAAAATACCACTTACAGGTGATTGTTAAAACATTGCTTTAAAGATCCTTCTACAGCATTTTGTatctagttttatttcttttattcttatcatttttccttccattcttacCCTTACTTACAGGGCGAGAAACCAAACAAACTTGTAGGATGTCCCAGAGTCACTTGTCTAGTTTGAGTCAATGAGACGGAggcaaaagagaaatataaatagacATGGAGTATTATACTGCCAAGAGTTTGGAACTGACAATTTACAGAACCATAGGTCTGTCTAGACTATCACCAAAGAATGGATATTATAAATCAAGTAGTAGAGTGTCTAAATCCTTAATTTTGCcttaaatggggggggggggggggggggaggggggccgcaAGTGGCTGGAGTTATAGTTGTAAAATCACACAGCTGAGCACGTATATGGAGAAACAGTAAGAAAGTCATTGATACAGTTTAATTTTGATAGAGGGAATATCATTCCATAGCAGACACACAGGCTTAACAGGcttataatctgaaaaaaatatgttcatcaaAACAAATTGAGGAATTTTTTAACTGAAGTGTAGTTGATGCACAATGTTActttagtttcaggagtagaaaaCAGCAACTTGACAAGTCTATTTGCTACCCTCACCAGGAGTAAGGCTGCTGCTGCCACCTGTCACCATGCAATGCTCTTCCAATACCACCGACGgtattccttcttccttctgctgtaccttttatcctcatgacttattcattccgtAATCGGAAGCCTGTACCCTCCCACACTCCTTCACCCTTTTGCccatcccagcccccagccccctcccctctggcaaacatcagtttattctctgtacttatgggtctgtttgtgggttttttaagcatgaattacatttaataaaaatagtactTCTGACATTTAACGTTTACCTTTACTTATTTTCTGAGCAGCAACTACAGGTTTGAACAGCTCATTCAGTTCTTGTAATTCTTTCTTCTTGTCatctttcttcaatttcttttcagCCTCACTTTGTGCTACCTATAATATTTCCATGTATAATATGTAAATTTGATTTCATGTAATAAAATTGTTCTCAGTATACAATAGTACATATAGCATCACTAACAGAACAAAAACATTTGCACATTTATCTGTATGTAGTCCTTACCTCTTAGTATCAGTGTTACAATGGCCTTTCAGTATATATTAAATGGTGGGTTAAACTATTAAATGAAACTGCGAAATCTTTTATcagttgacttaaaaaaatttataaatggtACCATGCCAAGTAAAAAGCATATTCAAAAGCTTATagcaataagcatttattaagcattgcTACATGCCCAGCATTTTTAGTAAATGGTTCTCACCTGAGAGTTTCTTCTCACGACAACCACCCACTCCCCAGAAACACGTAGGTGTGTTTTGAAGATCAGAAATGCAAACATCTGGAAATGCGCAGTCCCACACAATAAAGAACTGTACCACCCAAAATACCTATTACCCTTGTGGAAAAACACTGAGCTAGGTCAATGTGGGAGATTAAACAAAACAAGTATGACATATGACATAGTTCCAGGCACACGATTTACATACCTAATATGATTAGAGGATTCATCCAAACATTTATATGTCAGGTCCTATGTTAGATGACAgggaatacaaagatgaaaagataaagatgcTTATTTAAAGAAGCTCAGAATCTAGTGGGAAGACAGACATGTCAACAACCGTAATATAATACATGGTTCTCTGGGAACAAGGAATGCCTATATGTTTATGAAAATTAGGCTGAGCTAATACTTCATGGATGAATTCTTCTGATGTAAGAAGAGGAATGCAGAGTCAGCCAGTGCAAAGATACAGGGACCAGAAGGAACAAGGTATAAGAAACATCAATGAAAAGTTTGGACTGTATCATTAGGTGACAGGTAAAACTCAAGGGCTTAAAGTGAGTCAATGACACATCAGATAGTATTTTATAACGATCACGATGGCAACTGTGTAAAAAGTGGACTAGAAGGAGCACAAGAACAGCAAGGAAAATTAGGAGGCTAATGCAATTGCTGTAGGCAAGAAAACACAAGACTTAAAATAGGCATTAGTAGCAAGGatggagaaaagaggagaaagagctcTTAAGGAGGTAGAACTGAAAGTACTAAGCGACTGACTAGACAACGTGTAAGAGGGAGGGTGTAGTCTAGGATGATCGCATGTATGGTTAGTGCTGTTAAACAAGACATGGTATACAGGAGTAACAGGTTTCAGGGCAGAAGGGGGAGATGAGCTCAGTTTTAGACATACTGAGTACAAGATGCTTACAGAGCACCTGAATAGAGCTTCTTAGAAGGCAAGTAGACAGGGATCTTGATACCTGGAGAAAGGATCTATTTTAACATAAAGATTTTAGAAACAGCTTACAGATAATGACCGATTAAAACTTTGTGCATGAGATTACTCAAGAACAGCATAAAGAAgtgataagaaaaaaacaaaagtaacaaaagCAGAGGATAGTTCTTTGAAGAATACCAGTATTATATGAGTCAATACAACCTTAAAAAGCCCATAAAAGGGTCCAAGAAACgtcaaagacacagggagaaagaaatcCAGCACAAAAAAGTACTCAAGGAAGGGAAAATTTTAGAAGGGAATGGCCTAATACTATAAGGTTAAAGACAACCCAAATCCTGACTTTGATCATACAGTAGATGTGTTTAAATGGAAacacaggaaaacattttttaaaaaagaaaaatttaagtcattttatctttgataaaaatattctttgctcATTAGGCACATCTCAAACATTTATGGGGCCCAGAACAAGGATATAGGCAAGTccataaactatttttataaatacttataAATGGTTTGTACCCCTATTGGACAGATACACCTTACAACCTAGAAGGATGAGTTCAAATTTAAAATGCTCAGGTTCCATGGAGGTCCACACTGGAGCATGGCAGTAAACCAAGAGTCAACCCCtggctcctcctcttcccacGGAGTTTCATCCCACCATGTGTGCATGGAGGTGGAAGGTGTGGGGGAGGACATGGTACGGATTCAGGCTTTGTCCACACTCCTAGCACACACCCTTCCTTTGACTACTTCAGGCATACTGGCAGTACAGTATACCCTAAGACAAATATGGGTAACTTGACCTTTGTAGGCCCTGGAGTGCTGACCTCACTGACTGCTTGCCTGTGCGAGAGCCTGGCTCTAGCAGGACTGCTGCTCACTTTGCAGATAAAAGCCCAAGTATTCAAAAATTACCAAGAATCATAATACTGAACTACTATCAATCCTAACTaccaccaccacaccaccacAAATGTTATGGCTTTCTCAGGtctctgaaatataaaattaccaGTCAATATACTTcccattagaagaaaaaataaggaaaggagaaCAGGAttgaaaaaaggaatgaaggaagaaaagagaattttcacACATCTATATGGACCAGAAGATTCACATTATCTTCTCATTTAACCACCACAGGTACCTTAAAAGGGTAATTGCCCTTTCACTGTATAGACAAGGACTAGTATCCCTAAATAATTTAAGTTCATGGAACAAATAAGATAGGAGGATTTATACCTAAGTTGATCTGATCTCAAGGTCTGagcatacatttttattaaaccaGGCTACTAAATTAGAAGTATGGAAGATCAATAGTTTTTGGTTCTGGAATCAAGCTGGgtattaagaaatgaaaaatgtaagagGTACTAATCTGGAGACAGTATGTGTGGGAGAAATTTGTTTCAGATTGGGGTCACAAATGTATATTTTGATATTCTCAgatgaaaaaaagtatttccaaaaGTTAAGGAAAGGGATAAAGTGGcaaaaagaatacttttaaaaaataaaaatgcatgtctGTGAAAACTTAAACTCAAGAAAGTGAAAGACCTGAAGAACTTGAAGGGAAGGGGCTTTTTTGAATGCACTGCCAATGGACAGAGTAAtttcaaaattcatatggaagAATAAATGCCTAAGAATagctaagaaaaatataaaagaagtaatgTTTGGGGAAAAAGACTTCCTTTAATAGCGAACAGAACATGTTTTACTAGGCCACCATAATCAAAGTCAATGTGATACTAGTTTAGGAACAGACAattaatagaacagaaaagagaatccagaaatagatctTAACATATCTGAGACTTTACTATACGTCAACAGTGGTATTTCAATTCAGTGGGATAAATGATGCTGGTATAAGTGGctattcatttgaaagaaaattaacttagtgacatataaaataaatttctgacaaGTTACagactgtaaaaataaaacagaaatctagGAAAAACACATGTAGTTTACTGGTACAGGAGActttttaactatatttttaaagagctagACATATCCGAcaatacaaaaagtaaaaattgttgtacagcaaataaaacagaaacattaCAAATTACCTGTAATGCAAACAAAAGGTGTCTCTCATAAGCTGACAAAAGACAACCAGAAAAGCAAAGGCCATGAATAGCCCCGTCAGAGAAGTATAAACCCAGACAGCCAACAACCCTATGAAAAGATACtgtacacaaaacaaaacaaaaaaaacaaaagatactcAAACTTACTGGCAGTGAGGGAAACTAAAAAGTGAGGTCTAGATGTATACTTACCAGATTAGAAAACATTACAAAAGAACTTTATTTAGTACCTATAACTCATGCACTGCAAATGAAAATGTGAAGGATTATAATCTGTGCAGAAAGTAatctaatttattaaaattagaaacccgggggcacctgggtggcttaatgggtTAAATGTTGGGACTCCTGATTTCCTttcaggtattgatctcagggtcctgaaactGAGCCCTGCGTGGGCTCTGAGCTAATtgggatattctctccctctccaccacctCCACGCCTGCTGACTCATgcactttctctttttaaaaaacagatacatgaataaaaaagaaatccatttccCCTGATCTAGAAACGTGTCACAGACAATTtatgccacagaaataaaagcacaaatgCCTGTAAGAGCACATTTACAAGGACGGTTCTTGTGTACTTGTTCTTAGCGTCCAGGAGCTAGAAACAAAGTAATCACTTATAGTGAAATGGATAGATAGAGCACACCCATGTTGTAGaatagaaaaggagaggaaaaaaaaaaaaaaaaaagaatagaaaagaaaagaacagaatagaatagaatacggCCATTAGAATAAAACAGAGCTATATCAAAATAGGCCAGGAGAGAATCTAAGAGACACTGCTGAGTAACAAAGGCAAGATGCAGCAAAGTTTTAGAGGAGGATTCCATTTTGAAATATTCTGATTACCATATCAAATACTTCTATCTGTAACAGATGCCACGTTACGTCCATATccatatgaagaaaataagaattttaagttatttacCTGACGTGGATTTTGTTGACCAAACTTAACCTGATGAGTGACAGCCTTGATAAACTTCTGTTGCTTTGCTCCTTTCTTATTCTTTAGGCCAAAAGTTTTGTCCTAaatgaaaacaatgtaaaatatcttagcaatttatact encodes:
- the ZC3H15 gene encoding zinc finger CCCH domain-containing protein 15 produces the protein MPPKKQAQAGGSKKAEQKKKEKIIEDKTFGLKNKKGAKQQKFIKAVTHQVKFGQQNPRQVAQSEAEKKLKKDDKKKELQELNELFKPVVAAQKISKGADPKSVVCAFFKQGQCTKGDKCKFSHDLTLERKCEKRSVYIDARDEELEKDTMDNWDEKKLEEVVNKKHGEAEKKKPKTQIVCKHFLEAIENNKYGWFWVCPGGGDICMYRHALPPGFVLKKDKKKEEKEDEISLEDLIERERSALGPNVTKITLESFLAWKKRKRQEKIDKLEQDMERRKADFKAGKALVISGREVFEFRPELVDDDDEEADDTRYTQGTGGDEVDDSVSVNDIDLSLYIPRDVDETGITVASLERFSTYTSEKDENKLSEASGGRAENGERSDLEEDNEGEGQENGAIDAVPVDENLFTGEDLDELEEELNTLDLEE